The Acetonema longum DSM 6540 DNA segment CCGACACCACCAGACCGCTATAGCCTGCTCTGACCAGCAAATCGAGAATCCTTCCGTTTTGCTCCGGCGCATGATGAATCGGGGTATGCCAGCGCTCCGAGCCGGCAGTGTAGCCTGTAAGATGCACATGAGCCGTCTGCCGCATCAGAGGCGTAGCGCCGCCGGAAGGAAACCCGCCATGCTGCATCTGGTAGTGTTCAAAGTCCAGGCAGCGAGATATGCCAAACCGCCGGATATACTTTTCGGCCTCGTGAATGTCAGACATATTCTCCAGGCAGAGCTTTACCGGCAGCTTATCAAATGCCTGAATCAGTTCCGGCCATTCATCATCCCAATAGATATTATGAAACACCACCGTTTCAGGCTTCACTGCCTGTACAAACTCAGCCAGCGCTGTCGGAGCATAGCCGGATGTAGGTGCATGCACAGCATAGCGGAAAGGAAATTTGGCGCAAAGGGCGCCGGCAGAATCGGCTTGCCGGATGATCGCATCATCAGTATACAATTCGACCCCTTTCAATCCGGCCCGTTCCACCATGGCCAGCATTTTTTCTTCCGGTGAGCACTTAGCAGCGATTGTAAATTGTACACTCATTCGTATCATATCCTTTCCCATCGCTTCATATAAAAATTCGGCAGGAAGTATCCTGCCGAATCATCTTCATTATTTTTTGCCTTTTGCCGCAATCTTATTGAAAAACGGTTCGGTTTGGATGATATACCGCTCATGCTGTCCCTGGCCGACTTTTTCCAGGTCGTCGTAAGCCTCCACCGCAAACACCAGTTTTTTTCCGGTAATTTCGGTAAGAGTGGCCACAGCCCTAACCGACATGCCTACCGGGGTTGCAGCCAGATGGCTGATATCCAGTCTGGTCCCCACAGTGCCTTGTCCGGGCTGCAATGCTTGGCTCACCGCCGCGATGGCGGCCTGTTCCATGAGAGCCGCCAGCATCGGAGTGGCATATACGGGGGCGCCGGCATTGCCAAATCGCTCAGCAGTCAATTCGGAAGTGACTTTGCTTTCCGCTTCGCCGCGTAAACCCACGCTTAGTGGTTTTACCGTTTGTTCCTGCCCCATAATGTACCATCCTCCTGTCGGCTGACATAGACGATCTTGGGCGTAGAGCCGCTGTGATCCGGATTGGTGTTAGGCGGTACCTGTTCGTCTGCCGTGTCTTCAACTTTCGGCTCCTCGTTGGCATTCGCTGTAGAGTCGTTCTCCGGCACAGGTTTGTCGGTAATTTTACCTTCTTTGAGAAGTTGGTCAAGCTGTCCGGCTTCCAGTGTTTCCCGCACTAAAAGCGCTTCAGCAATCAAATGCAGTTTATCCACATTGGTTTTAAGCATTTCTTCGGTTTGATTATAGGCTTCCTCGATGAAGCGGCGGACTTCCTTATCGATGGAGTAGGCCACCTCTTCACTGTAGTTCCGGTCCCGGGAAATATCCCGTCCCAGGAATACCTGTTCCTGCCTTTTGCCGAAGGTAATAGGGCCGATGGTATCACTCATCCCGTACTCGGTAATCATCTTGCGCACCAGTTCAGTAGCCCGTTCCAGGTCATTTTGAGCGCCAGTGGAGATTTCACCGAGGATCAGGGCTTCGGCCACCCGGCCGCCTAACAGGGTTTTCAACTGATCCAGGAGTTCGGACCGAGTAGCGTAATAGCGGTCTTCTTTCGGCAGCATCAAGGTATAGCCGCCGGCGCGCCCCCGGGGAATGATAGACACTTTATGCACTGGGTCAGTGTGGGTCAGCATCATGCCCACCAGAGCGTGGCCGGCCTCATGATAAGCAGTGAGTTTCTTTTCCTTGTCGCTGATAACCTTGCTTTTGCGTTCCGGACCGGCAACAACCCGTTCCACTGATTCTTCCAGCTCGCTCATCTCGATGCGTTTCTTATTGCGCCTTGCCGTTAAGAGCGCCGCCTCATTCACCAGGTTGCTCAGATCGGCGCCGGTAAAACCGGGAGTCCGGCGAGCCAGCACATCCAGATTGACTTCTTTCGCCAAGGGCTTGCCTTTGGCATGAACTTTCAGGATTTCCAGACGACCTTTCACATCCGGCCGGTCTACGGTAATCTGCCGGTCAAAACGACCGGGCCGGAGCAAGGCCGGATCTAAAATATCCGGACGGTTGGTGGCGGCAATGATGATAATCCCTTCATTGACCCCAAAGCCGTCCATTTCAACTAACAATTGATTCAGAGTCTGCTCCCGTTCGTCATGGCCGCCGCCGAGACCGGCACCGCGCTGCCGGCCAACTGCATCAATCTCATCAATAAACACAATGCAAGGAGCATTTTTCTTGGCCTGCTCGAACAGGTCCCGCACTCTGGAAGCACCGACCCCGACGAACATTTCCACAAAATCCGAGCCGCTGATGCTAAAAAACGGTACGCCGGCTTCGCCGGCCACTGCCCGCGCCAGCAGCGTCTTGCCTGTACCCGGAGGTCCAAACAGCAGCACGCCCTTGGGAATGCGGGCACCAAGATCATTAAACTTCTTGGGATGCTTTAAGAATTCGACGACTTCCACCAGTTCTTCTTTAGCCTCGTCACAACCAGCCACATCGGAAAAAGTGACTTTGACTTTATCCTCGCCGTGAAGTTTGGCCCGGGATTTACCGAAGGACATCACTCGGTTGCCGCCCCCCTGGGTTTGCTGCATAATAAAAAACCAAACACCAATCAGGAGAAGAATCGGCAGAATCGACGAGAGAGCGGTCGTCCACCAAGGTGGCTGAGGCGGCCGTTTCGCCTTGATCTCAACGTTTTTCGCCCGCAGCGTGCTAATCAGGGTTGGGTCATCGGGAACGATTAGCTCAAACGCCTGTCCGTCTTTGGGTTTTCCCTCAATTTTATTCTCTTCGATGGTAACCCGCTCCACTTTCTGATCTTCCACCAGCTGCAGAAACTGGGTATAGCTAAGTTCTTGCGTTGGCGCAGTACGTGAGGAATAAGACTCAATTATCCAAAGGGCGATAAGGATAATTAACAAATAGAAACTCACGTTGCGAAAAAATTTATTCAATCAGGGTGCCCTCCTCTCGCTGGACCGACCAGGGACATCTGTAAGATTGCTGCAAAAAGTCCATCTGCGCTGCTGCTCCTGCGGTCACTTGCTTGTGCAGCAAATTCCGGCTTTAGGAACTGCCGCGCCGTAATGAAGCGTCGGCCAGCATCTGGCTATGATATCCACAGGATAACATTATAGCATAGAAACGACAGTCATGACAAGAATCGCGTAAGTCTAGTATCTGACCGATACTACAATATATGCGCCGATTACTTTTGATAAGCTGCCGGTTTTAAAATTCCGATATAGGGAAGATTACGGTATTTTTCGTCAAAATCAAGTCCATAGCCCACAACAAAATAATCCGGGATGGTAAAGCCGTTATAATCCACATGAACAGTTGCCTTACGGCGGCTGGGCTTATTCAGCAGAGTGCAGAGTTTCAGGCTGGCCGGATTGCGCGCTTTTAAGTTGTCTACCAAATAATTCAGAGTCAGCCCGGAGTCAATAATATCTTCGACAATTAAAACATGCCTGCCGTTCAGATCCTCATCCAGGTCCTTTAAGATGCGGACAACCCCGCTGGAGGATGTAGAGGCGCCATAGCTGGAAACAGCCATAAAGTCAATAGCCACCGGCACTTGAACGGCCCTGGCCAAATCCGACATAAAAATAACAGCTCCCCGCAGCACTCCAACCATCAGTATCTCTTTGCCGGCATAGTCGATCGTGATTTCCTCTCCCAGTTCCTTCACTCGCTCTGCCAATTGCCCGGCGTCAATCAGTACTTCTTTAATATCATCGATCATATTCATTGTCTTTCGTCATCCTCCTGTGCATCGTGTAAACTAATATGCAAAAACTCGCGGGTTGCGGCTGTAATTTTTCCGTATTCTGAAGTGCGCATCCCCCCCAGCCAAAAAATCCGGCCGGTAGCATCATAAAAAACCGGCGCCCGGTCTCTCTTGTTGCTTGGAATTTTGGCATCAATAAGAAAATCCTTTACTTTTTTGCTGCCGGACATTCCAAGAGGAGTAAAACGATCTCCCGGCAGGCGGGTCCGGATATATACCGGTAAGGTCAACGCCTGTAGATCAAATACTGCCGTGTTCATTCGATCTGTTTTCGGAACTGCCGGTTCTTCCCGGTGAAGCTCGCTGCAAACTGTGAGTCCCAACTGTGATACTGACGTCATTCCCGGCACCTTGATGGCAATACCGATTGTCAATCCCGGCTTTGTTGAATCCTGCCCGACATAGCCGAAGCCAACCTGCCGGTAATCCTTTTTGACACGTAAACCTCCTGGCAGGATATAGTTCGTCCCCACCTGCCAGCAATCGACCATCTGAATCAGTACTTCCACATGATCGAAGGAGATTCCTGTCAAACCGCGTTTTTTTTCCAGGATGAGCCTGATTACCTGTCGCTTTAAAGCCGGATGAAGGTCATGAAAACGGTTGATGTCCAAAAGCAGCACATCGTCCTCTTCCTGCACCAGGTGAGGCCAAAGGCCTTCGGCCTGTTTGCGGATGAAATCCGATTCACCGGCCAAAATCTCAGCGCTGCGGCAGATCTGCCGCGCTACATCCGCCTGCATCAAATCCGTCAGTTGCGGCATAATACTCAGCCGAATCCGGTTGCGCCGGTAATCAGTCTTTAAATTGGAACTGTCGGTACGCCAGAAAAGTTGACGGCTTCGGCAGTATTCTTCAATCCGGCAGCGGTTGGCGGCCAGCAGCGGACGGATAATTCCTGCCGCCAGAGGGCGTATTCCGCTCAGCCCCTGGCTGCCGGCTCCCCGCAATAAATGCATCAGTACCGTCTCGGCTTGGTCATCGGCATGATGACCGGTGGCGATTTTGGCGCCGCCCCACCGAGAAGCCACCTGATGCAAATAGCGGTAGCGCAGTTGACGGGCCGCATCCTCAGCCGACAAGCCGCTTGTCCTGATATATGCCGGTACATCAATCGCGGTCTGATAGCAGACCAGGCCGTATTCGCGGCAGATATCGGCTACAAAGCGGGCATCCGCCGCGGATTCCTCACCGCGGAACATGTGATCAACATGGGCTGCCGCCATCTCTATTGCCAATTCATCCCGCAGCCGGTGCAAGATATCCAGGAGGGCCAGCGAATCCGCTCCGCCTGAGCAGCCGACGATCACCCGGTCTCCCGGCTGCAGCAGGCTGTGCTGTTGAATATACTGGCGGACTTGTCCAAGCAAAACGTCGGCCTGGTGATTATTTCGCGGCATGCCTGCCCCTTGTTTCCCGTCTTGTTGCTTCACAGCCTGCGCCTCCTTTTTTCCGGAATATATTTCTCCTAACAGGAATCCGTTTCCTTCCTGCTCTTGTTTTCCCCTGTAGAATTCCCCATTTTCAGGGATCCATGATATAATAAATTTAATGTGAACTACAATATTTTGAAATAATGATGAAAGAGAGAATATCATGTCAGAAGTAATCGTCCGAAGCGTTCGCCCCGAAGATTTGGACCGGGTGACCGAAATCGAGGCAGCCTGTTTTCCTCCGGCTGAGGCTGCCTCAAAGCAATCATTCATAGCAAGGATCGCCGCTTTTCCCGAATCTTTCCTGGTAGCTGAAATAAACGGAACCCTGATTGGATTCATCAACGGCTGCGCCACCAATAATTCTGTGATCTATGATGAAATGTTTCACAGTACCCAGCATCATGTCCCGGACGCTAGAAACCTAAGCGTTTTCGGCCTGAATGTAATGCCGGAATACCGCAAACAGGGAATTGCAGCTCAGTTGATGCGCCATTTTATCCAGGCAGCCAGGGAGACAGGCCGTCAAAGCGTCATTCTAACCTGCAAAGACCGATTGGTGTATTACTATGAATCCTTTGGTTATGTAAATAACGGAATCTCGAAATCCACCCACGGCGGCGCTCAGTGGTTTGATATGACTCTGATTCTCTGATAGCCACTCATGAAAAATCCAACCTGCTTGCACATGAAGCAGGTTGGATTTTTGCATCAAAGGGAGTCTGTTTCCGGAACGCATTCCACCAGCTTGGCCACTAATACCGTCATGTCATCGGTCGCGTATTTGCCGTTGTATTCCAGAGCCTGACGCAGCAGAAGATCAGCGATTTCCTGGGGATTATCGCTGGCGGTCAGGCGCAGGAAATGGGCCACCCAGTCTTTCTTGTCGTTCTTGCGCCTGGCTGCGTCGGCCACGCCGTCGCTGACCATCACCATAATATCGCCCGGGGCCAGAATATATTTGACCAGCTCAATTTCCGTATGCTGCAGAATACCCATGGGGACAGCTGCCGCTTCGATGGTAAACACTTCCCGCACCCGCTTGACGAAACTGGCGGAACAGCCTACTTTTAAAAATTCGGTTTCCCCGGAGTACAGATCCACTACCGCCATATCCATAGTGGCGTAAGACTCCCCGGAAAGTCGCAGCAGCAGCATAGAGTTGACTGTCCTAACGGCTGTATCCACCTCAAAACCGGCGGTTAAGAGGCGCTCCACCATTTGAACGGCAGTGCGGCTTTCCCCTGCCGCCCTCTGGCCGCTCCCCATACCATCGCTCAGTATAAGAGCGACTTTTTCCTGACCGATGGCTGTAACACTATACGTATCACCGGACTCTGTCTCATGGCCTTTGGCCACGGAACTCATTCCCACTTCCACGGCAAAGCGGCATATCGTCCGCATGACCAGTTTACATTTTCGCTGCAACCCTTTGTTGCCGCATTCGCTTTCCACTGCCAGATTCATTCCCATCACCTGAGATACCAGAGGCTGCAATACATTGCGGCATTCCTGATTGCCGCTGCAAGGCTGCTTTGTTCCTTCCACCAGCAGGGACCCATAGCGGCCGCTCACTCGCACATTTTCCAGATTGCATTCGTGAATAGCTGCCTGTTCGGCGATCACCGCCGCCGCTGCCCGGTCATACTGAGGAGTACGCTGGATCGCAAAGGCCAGTTGGCCAATAATATCGCTGGTGGCTTTCATTTGTTCCGCCAGGATTCGCTTGTTTTCCAGCATCTTTTTCTGCCACACACTGCTGATCCGGTAAGGTTCAGTCACCATTAGAGCTGTTGTCAGCATCTGATTCTTCTGCCGGCAGACCTCCTGTAAATAATTCGGCAGGCGGCGCTCCTCAATCTTGGCACTCTGGGCCTCAGCTACCAAGTCCAGTATCGCCTGATAAGTCCGGTAAAAATTTTCTTCCCAGCAAATATCCCGCTGTACACAGTCTTTACAGACCTGATCACCGATAGAGGCAATAATCCGCCCCAATTCCTGTTCCGGCACCCTGGTTGCCGCCTGTTTGCGGTCAGAAACAAGGGATTCCGCCAATTCCTGAAACATACCGGCAATATTGCGCAACTTTTCGCCGCTTTGCTGTAACAGCTGGCCGGAAACCAGCTGAGGCACCGCCGGATTGGCAGCGGCAGCCTTGCCGCGCAGGGCCGTCCACCAATAAGACGGCAAGATGAGAAAAAACAGGGAAGCAACGGCAGCTTCGCCCATGCCGGTTAACAGACGATCCCCCTGATAAAAACCGGAAATCGCAATGAGACAACCGCCCAAATAACCCAAAGCCACGGCAATCTTGCCAAATACATTAAAAGTACCGGCCAGCAGTCCGGCTATAGAATACAAAGCTACAGCCATAGCCGCCGTCTGATCCATTAAGCCGATCACCATTCCCACCGCCGCGCCGATGGCCGTCCCGGTTCCTACTCCCCCCTGGAGGGCTAAGGCCATGATAAAGAAGCTGCCGGCGATATTGCGGATACTGTACTGATACACTTCCAAACTGCCGATACCGGCAATAGCGGCTGACAGCAAAATAATAGCACCTACCAGCTGTTCCTGGGTCACCTGCCGCCGATAGTGAGGCGACAGCACCGGAACCGTGTAGATAAAGATCATGGTCAGGACCGAACCGGCCAGGATGTTAAATAAGAACAGCAACAGGTGGTGCGGTAAAAGCTCTGACCAAAAAAACGCAATCAGAACGCCGGCGACAGAACTAAAAAAGAGCAGCAGCGGCATGATTCTCAGCCTTGGATATAGCCGGTTATAGGCATCGGTCAGGAAAAAGTACAGGATCATACAGGCGCAGTACAGTGTTGCCTCAATATAATAGCCGGCAGTCAAAGCCCCTGCCAATACCCACAAGCCAATCGCCGGACTGTGAGGACGGTACGTCCTGGCCATAGCCAGAAAATACGCCAGGCCAAAAGGCGCCAACTCATTCATGATCAAAACCCGTCCCAACAAAAACCCCAGCAGATTCATCAATACATAATCCCAATGAAATAAAGCCGCCAAAGAGCCGCGAATTCCCGCCGCCAGGCTTGTCCACACAGAGACATGATTTATGCCCGGCACCTCTGCTGCCTGAGGCAAGCTGATAACTGTTCCTTTTACCGTAGTTTCTATTGCCATTATCTCCACTCCCAGATTTAATCGCATCTTAATTTTACACAAAATTCCATATTAAAATTTGTCTAATTAGAGCAGTGGGATAGGCTTTGTTTTCTTTTGTTTTCTACAGTTTTTTACAGTCTTTCGTCAAAGCAAAACAAAACCACAGAAGCCGCGAGAGCCACTGTGGTCTTATCAAACAATGATTGCCGAAAACGAATATACAGTATAGGATTTTGTCGAACCAATACCACTATATCTTATAAATAAATGCTAAATCACTCAGCCTTGCGGGCAGAACCTCTACCACCGCGCTTGGACTCGGTATTACGCCGTAAATCCATCAATCGTTCGTCGCTGTCCTTTAAAAACTTATTTAACTTGTCTTCAAAGGATACAGTGTTGGGGCGACCCTGTCTTCTTGGCTCATTGGCAGGTGTTCTTGGAGCCTGAAGCTGCTTAATGGATAATCCAATCTTGCCACGATCGTCAATGGATAAAACCTTGACTTTGACTTTGTCCTGTTCTTTGAGAAAATCTTTGACGTCACGGACATACACGTCAGCAACCTCAGAAATATGGACCAGACCGACCTTACCTCCCGGCAGTTCTACAAAGGCGCCGAAGTTGGTGATACCTGTCACAACTCCCTCAACAACACTGCCAATTTCAATGGACATACTAATCAAAAATCCTCCTTAAAACTTTTCTTCGTGCATTCATATTATACTCTTGCGGGCAAAAACGTGTCAAGGAGCCGACCGTAAAAGGCCACTCCACGAATTTTAACCGGTTATTTTTCCATCGGAATATAGGGGATTTCACCCGGCTTTACCAACCCCAAGTCTTCCCTGGCTAACTTTTCAATATACTGCAGATTGGACAGCCTCGCTTTTTCTTCCTGCAGGGCCCGGTTCACCTGCCTGGCCTGTTCGAACTGCGCTTGGGCGACTTCAGCCGAGCGCTTGGCAATAAACAATTCGACTTGTTGTCCGATAATCAAATACGAAAAATAGGCGGCAAAGGCGACTAAAATCGCATTGAACCAATTAATTCTGTATTTTCGACGCATTTGCACTTTTATCACCAACTTACTCAAACTTACTGCACTATTGCAATGAAAGATATATTCGCCGATTCACAAAGATTTCCTCTTTGTTATAAATTTACTTATGAAGATTCACAGATTATGACTTAGACGGAGGTGGCCGCCGACTACGCCGCCAGCGCCTGGCGCCCCTATGCACCAGCCGGAAAGGATAGCCAACGAAATTGAAAATCCAAAATACCGGCCTGATTGCAAAATAGTAAATGATGGCGGTCACATACTGAAGAATTCGCCGGCATATCCTTCCGATGAATATCAAACCCCTTACCAGATATAAACTGAGAAAACGAAAATAAAGGAAGGCGCCGCTTGCCAAGCCTAAAAAAACATAAAGCCGCAATTCCCCCCAATTGCAATACAGCAGGGTAAAAAAGACGGCTGCGGTGGCAACCAGCCAGTACAGCAAATCACCGGCGGCGGTTAGTAGATTGCGCAGCCGGTGCGCCCTTTTCCCCACCCGGTAAAAGTCATACAGGATTCCCAGTCCTGCCCCGATGGCCACAGTCACCATAAAGGTATGCAGCTGCTCGTTCATTTACTTCAGCAACCTGCCCAGCAATCCTTTTTTTGATTTGCCTTCCTCTTCATAGGAAAGGCTTACCACATACCCTTCCACGATGATATGGCCATTATCAAGATTGAGTTGTTTAATGTTAAGGGACTCACCCCTGATTAAGAGGCCTCCCTGCTCGGTTTCCAGGATAATCTCATGATCGTCAAAGCTGCCCAAATTGACAACGCCGTCAATGGTCATCTCTTCCCGATCCACCATCACAATCTGATGCCGCCATTGCGGAGTTGGAGTTTTATCGCCTACCGGCATGTCTTTTCCCCCTGTAACAGTTATTTCAACTATCTATATGCAGAGGAAAGCAGGCTCAGAACCGGAATTTTTAAGGAAAAATCCAGTTATACTATTCAGGATAAAAGACGAAGGGAGGGATCCGTGGCATGAAGAATCCGTCGCGACCAAAACCGAAAAAGCTGTCAGCTGTATCCCGGCAGAACTCTTTTTTCCGACTGAGCGAACAACTGACTCTCCTGCGCCGCCTCACCCACCGTTCAGCCCTTCTCGGCGAAGAGCTGGCCCAACTGTCAGCCAAATTCCGCCGGTTAACCGCTGCCAAAGATCAGCCCTTCGCTTTCACAACAAATCTCAGCACCAATCAGCATTTGCTGGAAACTCTGCTGCGGGACAGCATGGACGTTCGCTATCGTCGTTTTGTGTCCGGCGGCCATAATGTGCTGCTGGTCTATTTAATGGGATTGATCCATTCAGAATTATTGGACGAAACTGTAATATTCCCGCTCATAACCTATAACGCCTCTCTCCCTCTCACCCCGGAAAGGGCTGTTTCCTCTGTCTTATCGGCCAATGCGGTCTCACTGCCGGAACAAGCCTCTGACGCCATTCAAATGATGATGTCCGGCAGCGTGCTGCTTTTCCTGGATGGGTACGCCGAATCCATCGCCATCCATATTCCCAAAAATGCAAAACGCGGCATTAACAGTTCGAAAATAGAAAGTGTAATCCTGGGACCTAGCGATGCCTTTAATGAGACCCTGACGGACAATATCGCCCTCATTCGCCGCCGTACCCGGGATACCAATGTAAAAGTCCGGCTGCTCCATCTGGGAGAACGCAGTCATACCTCCCTGGCCCTAGTATATTGCGCCAATCTGATTAAACCGGGCCTGCTGGAAGATGTGGAAAGCCGTCTGAAGGCCATTAAAATCGACCTTATCCTGTATTCCAACACCCTTGAAGAATACTTATCCTCCCGGACCTGGTCCCCTTTCCCCGAGGCCCAGGCAACTGAACGGCCGGATAATGTCGTGGCCTCCATCTATGAAGGAAGGCTGGCGATTTTGCTCGACAATACCCCGAATGCCTTAATTATTCCCACCACACTGCACTGCCATCTGCAAAGCGCTGATGACTATGCGGGTCCCGCCCTGGGGGCCAGTGTCATTCGTATTACCCGCTATGTCGCCGCCTTTATCGGGGTCTATCTGCCGGCTATCTATATTTCTCTGGTTTCCTATCATCCCGGCATGCTGCCTACCTCCCTGGCCATCTCCATTGCCGAGCTCAGAGTCCGCACGCCATTCCCCTCGTTTATCGAAGCCATCATCATGGAAGCCCTGCTGGAAATCCTCCAGGAAGCGATTACCCGTCTGCCGGAAAAATTAACCGGCGTGGTAGGCGTAGTAGGGGCTCTGGTCATCGGTACCACTGTGGTGGAAGCCGGATTAGTCAATCCTCTGCTGGTAGTGATCATTGCCACTACCGCCATTGCCTCTTTCGCTATGCCTTCCTATAAATTTTCCGTAGCCATTCGCCTCTTGCGGGTTCCGGTCCTGATATCCGGTGCT contains these protein-coding regions:
- the yabQ gene encoding spore cortex biosynthesis protein YabQ; protein product: MNEQLHTFMVTVAIGAGLGILYDFYRVGKRAHRLRNLLTAAGDLLYWLVATAAVFFTLLYCNWGELRLYVFLGLASGAFLYFRFLSLYLVRGLIFIGRICRRILQYVTAIIYYFAIRPVFWIFNFVGYPFRLVHRGARRWRRSRRPPPSKS
- the ftsH gene encoding ATP-dependent zinc metalloprotease FtsH; the protein is MNKFFRNVSFYLLIILIALWIIESYSSRTAPTQELSYTQFLQLVEDQKVERVTIEENKIEGKPKDGQAFELIVPDDPTLISTLRAKNVEIKAKRPPQPPWWTTALSSILPILLLIGVWFFIMQQTQGGGNRVMSFGKSRAKLHGEDKVKVTFSDVAGCDEAKEELVEVVEFLKHPKKFNDLGARIPKGVLLFGPPGTGKTLLARAVAGEAGVPFFSISGSDFVEMFVGVGASRVRDLFEQAKKNAPCIVFIDEIDAVGRQRGAGLGGGHDEREQTLNQLLVEMDGFGVNEGIIIIAATNRPDILDPALLRPGRFDRQITVDRPDVKGRLEILKVHAKGKPLAKEVNLDVLARRTPGFTGADLSNLVNEAALLTARRNKKRIEMSELEESVERVVAGPERKSKVISDKEKKLTAYHEAGHALVGMMLTHTDPVHKVSIIPRGRAGGYTLMLPKEDRYYATRSELLDQLKTLLGGRVAEALILGEISTGAQNDLERATELVRKMITEYGMSDTIGPITFGKRQEQVFLGRDISRDRNYSEEVAYSIDKEVRRFIEEAYNQTEEMLKTNVDKLHLIAEALLVRETLEAGQLDQLLKEGKITDKPVPENDSTANANEEPKVEDTADEQVPPNTNPDHSGSTPKIVYVSRQEDGTLWGRNKR
- the spoIIE gene encoding stage II sporulation protein E, with protein sequence MAIETTVKGTVISLPQAAEVPGINHVSVWTSLAAGIRGSLAALFHWDYVLMNLLGFLLGRVLIMNELAPFGLAYFLAMARTYRPHSPAIGLWVLAGALTAGYYIEATLYCACMILYFFLTDAYNRLYPRLRIMPLLLFFSSVAGVLIAFFWSELLPHHLLLFLFNILAGSVLTMIFIYTVPVLSPHYRRQVTQEQLVGAIILLSAAIAGIGSLEVYQYSIRNIAGSFFIMALALQGGVGTGTAIGAAVGMVIGLMDQTAAMAVALYSIAGLLAGTFNVFGKIAVALGYLGGCLIAISGFYQGDRLLTGMGEAAVASLFFLILPSYWWTALRGKAAAANPAVPQLVSGQLLQQSGEKLRNIAGMFQELAESLVSDRKQAATRVPEQELGRIIASIGDQVCKDCVQRDICWEENFYRTYQAILDLVAEAQSAKIEERRLPNYLQEVCRQKNQMLTTALMVTEPYRISSVWQKKMLENKRILAEQMKATSDIIGQLAFAIQRTPQYDRAAAAVIAEQAAIHECNLENVRVSGRYGSLLVEGTKQPCSGNQECRNVLQPLVSQVMGMNLAVESECGNKGLQRKCKLVMRTICRFAVEVGMSSVAKGHETESGDTYSVTAIGQEKVALILSDGMGSGQRAAGESRTAVQMVERLLTAGFEVDTAVRTVNSMLLLRLSGESYATMDMAVVDLYSGETEFLKVGCSASFVKRVREVFTIEAAAVPMGILQHTEIELVKYILAPGDIMVMVSDGVADAARRKNDKKDWVAHFLRLTASDNPQEIADLLLRQALEYNGKYATDDMTVLVAKLVECVPETDSL
- a CDS encoding GNAT family N-acetyltransferase → MSEVIVRSVRPEDLDRVTEIEAACFPPAEAASKQSFIARIAAFPESFLVAEINGTLIGFINGCATNNSVIYDEMFHSTQHHVPDARNLSVFGLNVMPEYRKQGIAAQLMRHFIQAARETGRQSVILTCKDRLVYYYESFGYVNNGISKSTHGGAQWFDMTLIL
- the hpt gene encoding hypoxanthine phosphoribosyltransferase; translated protein: MIDDIKEVLIDAGQLAERVKELGEEITIDYAGKEILMVGVLRGAVIFMSDLARAVQVPVAIDFMAVSSYGASTSSSGVVRILKDLDEDLNGRHVLIVEDIIDSGLTLNYLVDNLKARNPASLKLCTLLNKPSRRKATVHVDYNGFTIPDYFVVGYGLDFDEKYRNLPYIGILKPAAYQK
- a CDS encoding S1 RNA-binding domain-containing protein, which codes for MSIEIGSVVEGVVTGITNFGAFVELPGGKVGLVHISEVADVYVRDVKDFLKEQDKVKVKVLSIDDRGKIGLSIKQLQAPRTPANEPRRQGRPNTVSFEDKLNKFLKDSDERLMDLRRNTESKRGGRGSARKAE
- a CDS encoding FtsB family cell division protein, translating into MRRKYRINWFNAILVAFAAYFSYLIIGQQVELFIAKRSAEVAQAQFEQARQVNRALQEEKARLSNLQYIEKLAREDLGLVKPGEIPYIPMEK
- the yabP gene encoding sporulation protein YabP, whose translation is MPVGDKTPTPQWRHQIVMVDREEMTIDGVVNLGSFDDHEIILETEQGGLLIRGESLNIKQLNLDNGHIIVEGYVVSLSYEEEGKSKKGLLGRLLK
- a CDS encoding thioesterase family protein, with amino-acid sequence MGQEQTVKPLSVGLRGEAESKVTSELTAERFGNAGAPVYATPMLAALMEQAAIAAVSQALQPGQGTVGTRLDISHLAATPVGMSVRAVATLTEITGKKLVFAVEAYDDLEKVGQGQHERYIIQTEPFFNKIAAKGKK
- the tilS gene encoding tRNA lysidine(34) synthetase TilS, with amino-acid sequence MKQQDGKQGAGMPRNNHQADVLLGQVRQYIQQHSLLQPGDRVIVGCSGGADSLALLDILHRLRDELAIEMAAAHVDHMFRGEESAADARFVADICREYGLVCYQTAIDVPAYIRTSGLSAEDAARQLRYRYLHQVASRWGGAKIATGHHADDQAETVLMHLLRGAGSQGLSGIRPLAAGIIRPLLAANRCRIEEYCRSRQLFWRTDSSNLKTDYRRNRIRLSIMPQLTDLMQADVARQICRSAEILAGESDFIRKQAEGLWPHLVQEEDDVLLLDINRFHDLHPALKRQVIRLILEKKRGLTGISFDHVEVLIQMVDCWQVGTNYILPGGLRVKKDYRQVGFGYVGQDSTKPGLTIGIAIKVPGMTSVSQLGLTVCSELHREEPAVPKTDRMNTAVFDLQALTLPVYIRTRLPGDRFTPLGMSGSKKVKDFLIDAKIPSNKRDRAPVFYDATGRIFWLGGMRTSEYGKITAATREFLHISLHDAQEDDERQ